A window of the Psychrobium sp. MM17-31 genome harbors these coding sequences:
- a CDS encoding bifunctional O-acetylhomoserine aminocarboxypropyltransferase/cysteine synthase gives MKPETLAIHAGYSPEDTTKAVAVPIYQTSSYAFDNTQHGADLFDLKVEGNIYTRIGNPTQAVLEQRVAALEGGIAALAMASGMAAITATIQTLASVGDNIISISKLYGGTYNLFAHTLPKQGIEVRFVAHDDFDALEQLIDDNTKAVFCESIGNPSGNIADIEKLATIAHRHGVPLVVDHTVGTPALCRPFEHGADIVVHSLTKYIGGHGTSIGGIIVDSGNFPWGDHPQRFEQLNTPDPSYHGVNYVETFAAAAFIARARVVPLRNMGAAITPFNAFQIMQGLETLSLRMERHTENAQKVAEFLENHEAVSWVNYAGLSSSPDHELAQKYYNGKPSAILSFGIKGGEASGAKFIDALELVTRLVNIGDAKSLACHPASTTHRQLNAEELEKSGVKQEMVRLSIGIEHIDDILADIEQALVASQD, from the coding sequence ATGAAACCAGAAACGCTCGCCATCCACGCCGGATATTCACCAGAAGACACTACTAAAGCTGTTGCGGTGCCGATTTACCAAACCTCTAGTTACGCATTCGATAACACTCAGCACGGTGCCGATCTCTTTGACTTAAAAGTAGAAGGTAATATCTACACCCGTATTGGCAACCCAACTCAAGCGGTTTTAGAACAACGCGTTGCCGCGCTAGAAGGTGGAATTGCCGCGTTAGCAATGGCTTCAGGTATGGCGGCGATTACCGCAACTATTCAAACACTAGCCAGTGTTGGTGACAATATTATTAGTATTAGCAAATTATACGGCGGCACCTACAATCTGTTTGCCCATACGCTACCAAAACAAGGTATTGAAGTACGCTTCGTCGCCCATGATGACTTTGACGCGTTAGAGCAACTTATTGACGATAACACCAAAGCAGTATTCTGTGAGTCTATTGGTAATCCATCAGGTAATATCGCCGATATTGAAAAACTAGCCACTATTGCCCATCGCCACGGTGTTCCACTAGTGGTTGATCACACAGTAGGCACACCAGCATTATGCCGACCATTTGAACATGGTGCAGATATCGTCGTGCACTCGCTAACCAAATACATTGGCGGTCACGGTACTTCAATCGGCGGTATTATCGTTGATTCAGGTAACTTCCCTTGGGGCGATCACCCGCAGCGCTTTGAACAGCTCAATACACCAGATCCTTCTTATCACGGTGTTAATTACGTCGAAACCTTCGCTGCCGCAGCCTTTATCGCCCGCGCTCGCGTCGTGCCGCTTCGCAACATGGGGGCTGCTATCACGCCATTTAATGCGTTCCAAATTATGCAGGGCCTAGAAACGCTAAGTCTACGCATGGAGCGCCATACCGAAAACGCCCAAAAAGTGGCTGAGTTTTTAGAGAATCACGAAGCGGTATCTTGGGTAAATTATGCGGGGTTATCTAGCTCACCAGATCACGAACTGGCGCAGAAATACTATAACGGTAAACCGAGCGCCATTCTTAGTTTTGGCATCAAAGGTGGCGAAGCATCCGGCGCGAAATTTATCGATGCACTGGAGCTTGTCACTCGCTTAGTTAACATTGGCGACGCCAAATCTCTAGCCTGTCATCCGGCATCGACAACGCATCGCCAGTTAAACGCCGAAGAATTGGAAAAGTCGGGTGTAAAACAAGAAATGGTGCGCCTGTCGATTGGTATTGAACACATCGACGATATCCTTGCCGATATCGAGCAAGCTTTGGTAGCAAGCCAAGATTAA
- a CDS encoding helix-turn-helix domain-containing protein produces MISDSQEKCPLQKMLESIGGKWKLLIIANLKEQNVVRFSALSRLLPGISQKVLTAQLKELEADGFVHREVYPEVPPRVEYSLTATGKSLYPVLDSMADWAQKNLYSE; encoded by the coding sequence ATGATTAGTGATTCTCAAGAAAAATGCCCATTACAAAAAATGTTAGAGTCGATTGGCGGTAAGTGGAAATTACTGATAATTGCTAATTTAAAAGAGCAAAATGTTGTTCGTTTTAGCGCGCTAAGTCGATTGTTGCCGGGCATTTCACAAAAGGTGTTAACGGCGCAACTGAAAGAATTAGAAGCTGATGGATTCGTGCATCGCGAGGTGTACCCTGAGGTGCCACCGCGTGTCGAGTACAGTTTGACGGCAACCGGAAAGTCGCTCTATCCGGTATTGGATTCTATGGCGGATTGGGCACAAAAAAACCTCTATAGTGAATAG
- a CDS encoding ester cyclase, giving the protein MSMKKVTLVIMTIAALFSATSYAQTPQKLMHEFYQIADAKPFDAKKLRIFFDDNFVDHDSHDPSKPSSADDVVALFGMLAAAAPDSRHDITFIKSVDGNKALVRWKFVGTQTAPLFGAPASNKRFDIAGMELWEFKNGKISGLWHVEELMKLFEQISVN; this is encoded by the coding sequence ATGTCAATGAAAAAAGTTACCTTAGTGATAATGACAATTGCAGCACTGTTCAGCGCTACTAGCTATGCACAAACGCCGCAAAAGCTGATGCACGAGTTTTATCAGATTGCCGATGCCAAGCCTTTTGACGCCAAAAAGCTACGTATCTTCTTCGATGATAACTTCGTTGATCACGATAGCCACGATCCGAGCAAACCAAGCAGTGCAGACGATGTAGTAGCACTATTTGGAATGCTAGCGGCTGCTGCACCTGACTCACGACATGACATCACCTTTATCAAGAGTGTTGATGGCAATAAGGCACTAGTACGCTGGAAATTTGTTGGCACCCAAACTGCGCCATTATTTGGTGCGCCAGCGTCTAATAAGCGATTCGACATCGCCGGCATGGAGCTTTGGGAATTTAAAAACGGAAAGATTTCTGGCTTATGGCATGTCGAAGAGTTAATGAAATTATTCGAGCAAATCTCAGTTAATTAA
- a CDS encoding CPBP family intramembrane glutamic endopeptidase, with protein MLEFANLSHQARDNFQCNFINGVLQSISICIYKDCMMNQTTRIWVNILFFFLTYLCVEIIIQGIYIIIADIPIEGDLTLTESEFLITTVLSATIASVVVYFFVKPNDASKRLRVGLTAPHKLRDFALGTALGTIVMVFGFGGLLALGEIQIKNISFDVVDLACSTVGFLAVAYGEELVFRGYLMRKLQLKYSAITALIVSSIIFTIMHLANDNISLMGVLDLFVAGIMLGAIFLYTKNLWLVIGLHFSWNFVQSHLGFNVSGLDSYSIIETQYAEQNLLNGGAFGFEGSILSTLAQLIILIGLFLLFKKASVSSTQTASTV; from the coding sequence GTGTTAGAGTTCGCCAATTTATCTCATCAAGCGAGGGATAATTTTCAATGCAATTTTATTAATGGTGTTCTACAATCTATTTCTATCTGTATATACAAGGATTGTATGATGAATCAAACCACACGGATTTGGGTCAATATTCTCTTTTTCTTTCTTACCTATTTGTGCGTTGAAATTATTATTCAAGGCATTTACATCATTATTGCCGATATCCCTATTGAAGGGGATTTAACGCTAACCGAATCGGAGTTTTTGATTACCACTGTTCTGTCGGCGACTATTGCGTCTGTGGTGGTGTATTTTTTTGTCAAACCAAACGACGCTTCGAAGCGGTTGCGAGTTGGGTTAACTGCACCGCATAAGTTACGCGACTTTGCGCTGGGGACAGCCTTAGGTACGATTGTGATGGTATTTGGTTTTGGTGGCCTCCTTGCGTTGGGTGAGATTCAGATTAAAAATATATCATTCGATGTAGTTGATCTCGCTTGCTCAACGGTTGGATTTTTAGCTGTTGCCTATGGCGAAGAGTTGGTTTTTCGTGGTTATCTAATGCGTAAATTACAGCTTAAATACAGTGCGATCACTGCCTTAATTGTATCTTCGATTATCTTTACCATTATGCATTTGGCCAACGACAATATATCGCTTATGGGTGTGCTTGATCTGTTTGTTGCTGGAATAATGCTTGGCGCTATTTTCTTATATACCAAAAACCTGTGGCTGGTAATTGGCTTGCATTTTAGCTGGAACTTCGTACAAAGCCACCTCGGTTTTAATGTTAGTGGTCTCGATTCTTATTCTATTATTGAAACTCAATATGCAGAGCAAAATTTGCTAAATGGTGGAGCTTTTGGTTTTGAGGGCTCTATTCTTTCTACGTTGGCTCAGCTTATTATTTTGATTGGATTATTTTTATTATTCAAAAAGGCGAGTGTGTCTTCAACGCAAACAGCAAGCACTGTCTAA